The Halorussus gelatinilyticus genome contains the following window.
ACGTGATGGAGACCTACGAGAAGCGCGCGGAACTGGGTTCGGACAGCGGTCCGTACTACCCCAAGCGCCCCGACATGATCTTCAAGCGGACCATCCGCGGGATGGTTCCCTACAAGGAGGACCGCGGTCGGGAAGCCTTCGAGAACGTCCGCGTCTACGTCGGGAACCCCCACGACGAGGACGGAAAGGTCCTCGACGGGACCTCGCTGGACCGACTCTCGAACATTCGTTTCGTCCAGTTGGGCGAAATCAGCAAGAATCTGGGTGCTAACGTCACATGGTAACCAACACGAGTGGCAAGAAGA
Protein-coding sequences here:
- a CDS encoding 50S ribosomal protein L13, which produces MSLAEFDADVVVDARDCILGRVASQVAQRALDGERVAVVNAEDAVITGREEDVMETYEKRAELGSDSGPYYPKRPDMIFKRTIRGMVPYKEDRGREAFENVRVYVGNPHDEDGKVLDGTSLDRLSNIRFVQLGEISKNLGANVTW